One window of the Alligator mississippiensis isolate rAllMis1 chromosome 5, rAllMis1, whole genome shotgun sequence genome contains the following:
- the SERBP1 gene encoding SERPINE1 mRNA-binding protein 1 isoform X1, with amino-acid sequence MPGHLQEGFGCVVTNRFDQLFDDESDPFEVLQAAETRRKESGGGSSQGGGGGGGARSGPGAPANSSGGAGGGGAGQAGAGGGPGSAAKQLRRESQKERKNPLPPFASAPGGAAERRDEGSAQPAAPLRKEGIRRIGRRPDQQQQQPQGEGKPIDRRQERRPPRERRFDKPADEKGEGGEFSVDKPILDRPMRGRGGLGGRGRGRGRGMGRGDGFDSRGKREFDRHSGSDRSSLSHSHFSGLKHEDKRGGSGSHNWGTVKDELTDLDQSNVTEETPEGEEHPPADSENKENEVEEVKEEGPKEMTLDEWKAIQSKDRAKVEFNIRKPNEGADGQWKKGFVLHKSKSEETKAMTEMQGSLLESNEAHAEDSVIDHHFRKPANDITSQLEINFGDLGRPGRGGRGGRGGRGRGGRSNRGSRTDKLVKEFDVIHTPSQSSASAPDVDDPEAFPALS; translated from the exons ATGCCCGGACACCTGCAGGAAGGGTTCGGCTGCGTCGTCACCAACCGCTTCGACCAGCTCTTTGACGACGAGTCCGACCCCTTCGAGGTGCTGCAGGCGGCCGAGACCCGCCGGAAAGagagcggcggcggcagcagccaggggggcggcggcggcggcggggcccgcAGCGGCCCGGGGGCGCCGGCCAACTCGTCGGgcggggccggcggcggcggcgcggggcaggcgggggccGGCGGCGGCCCGGGCAGCGCGGCCAAGCAGCTGCGCAGGGAGTCGCAGAAGGAGCGCAAGAACCCGCTGCCGCCCTTCGCCTCCGCGCCCGGGGGCGCCGCCGAGCGCCGGGACGAGGGCAGCGCCCAGCCCGCCGCGCCGCTGCGCAAGGAAG GGATAAGACGAATTGGCAGAAGGCCCgatcaacagcagcagcagcctcagggtgAAGGCAAACCCATTGACAGGAGGCAGGAGAGACGACCTCCGCGTGAGCGCCGATTTGATAAGCCTGCTGATGAGAAGGGTGAAGGAGGAGAGTTTTCTGTGGATAA ACCCATTCTTGACCGACCTATGCGTGGTCGTGGTGGTCTAGGTGGAAGAGGACGTGGACGTGGTCGTGGCATGGGCAGAGGAGATGGATTTGACTCTCGTGGCAAACGTGAATTTGACAGGCATAGTGGAAGTGATAGATC TTCTCTTTCACATTCACATTTCAGTGGCCTAAAGCATGAGGACAAGCGTGGTGGCAGTGGATCGCACAACTGGGGAACCGTCAAAGATGAGCTAAC TGACCTGGATCAGTCAAATGTAACAGAGGAAACGCCAGAAGGAGAGGAACATCCACCTGCTGATTCTGAGAATAA AGAGAATGAGGTTGAAGAGGTTAAGGAAGAAGGTCCTAAAGAAATGACCCTGGATGAATGGAAAGCTATTCAAAGTAAGGATCGTGCAAAGGTTGAGTTCAACATCCGTAAACCAAATGAGGGTGCTGATGGGCAATGGAAAAAAGGATTTGTTCTCCATAAGTCAAAGAGTGAGGAG ACAAAGGCGATGACAGAAATGCAGGGGAGTCTGCTGGAATCAAATGAG GCTCATGCTGAAGACTCTGTAATTGATCATCACTTCCGTAAACCAGCAAATGATATCACATCCCAGCTGGAGATCAATTTTGGAGATCTTGGTCGCCCCGGACGTGGTGGCAGAGGTGGTAGAGGTGGCCGAGGACGTGGTGGAAGGTCCAATCGTGGAAGCAGAACTGACAAG TTGGTTAAGGAGTTTGACGTGatccacacacccagccag
- the SERBP1 gene encoding SERPINE1 mRNA-binding protein 1 isoform X2, whose translation MPGHLQEGFGCVVTNRFDQLFDDESDPFEVLQAAETRRKESGGGSSQGGGGGGGARSGPGAPANSSGGAGGGGAGQAGAGGGPGSAAKQLRRESQKERKNPLPPFASAPGGAAERRDEGSAQPAAPLRKEGIRRIGRRPDQQQQQPQGEGKPIDRRQERRPPRERRFDKPADEKGEGGEFSVDKPILDRPMRGRGGLGGRGRGRGRGMGRGDGFDSRGKREFDRHSGSDRSGLKHEDKRGGSGSHNWGTVKDELTDLDQSNVTEETPEGEEHPPADSENKENEVEEVKEEGPKEMTLDEWKAIQSKDRAKVEFNIRKPNEGADGQWKKGFVLHKSKSEETKAMTEMQGSLLESNEAHAEDSVIDHHFRKPANDITSQLEINFGDLGRPGRGGRGGRGGRGRGGRSNRGSRTDKLVKEFDVIHTPSQSSASAPDVDDPEAFPALS comes from the exons ATGCCCGGACACCTGCAGGAAGGGTTCGGCTGCGTCGTCACCAACCGCTTCGACCAGCTCTTTGACGACGAGTCCGACCCCTTCGAGGTGCTGCAGGCGGCCGAGACCCGCCGGAAAGagagcggcggcggcagcagccaggggggcggcggcggcggcggggcccgcAGCGGCCCGGGGGCGCCGGCCAACTCGTCGGgcggggccggcggcggcggcgcggggcaggcgggggccGGCGGCGGCCCGGGCAGCGCGGCCAAGCAGCTGCGCAGGGAGTCGCAGAAGGAGCGCAAGAACCCGCTGCCGCCCTTCGCCTCCGCGCCCGGGGGCGCCGCCGAGCGCCGGGACGAGGGCAGCGCCCAGCCCGCCGCGCCGCTGCGCAAGGAAG GGATAAGACGAATTGGCAGAAGGCCCgatcaacagcagcagcagcctcagggtgAAGGCAAACCCATTGACAGGAGGCAGGAGAGACGACCTCCGCGTGAGCGCCGATTTGATAAGCCTGCTGATGAGAAGGGTGAAGGAGGAGAGTTTTCTGTGGATAA ACCCATTCTTGACCGACCTATGCGTGGTCGTGGTGGTCTAGGTGGAAGAGGACGTGGACGTGGTCGTGGCATGGGCAGAGGAGATGGATTTGACTCTCGTGGCAAACGTGAATTTGACAGGCATAGTGGAAGTGATAGATC TGGCCTAAAGCATGAGGACAAGCGTGGTGGCAGTGGATCGCACAACTGGGGAACCGTCAAAGATGAGCTAAC TGACCTGGATCAGTCAAATGTAACAGAGGAAACGCCAGAAGGAGAGGAACATCCACCTGCTGATTCTGAGAATAA AGAGAATGAGGTTGAAGAGGTTAAGGAAGAAGGTCCTAAAGAAATGACCCTGGATGAATGGAAAGCTATTCAAAGTAAGGATCGTGCAAAGGTTGAGTTCAACATCCGTAAACCAAATGAGGGTGCTGATGGGCAATGGAAAAAAGGATTTGTTCTCCATAAGTCAAAGAGTGAGGAG ACAAAGGCGATGACAGAAATGCAGGGGAGTCTGCTGGAATCAAATGAG GCTCATGCTGAAGACTCTGTAATTGATCATCACTTCCGTAAACCAGCAAATGATATCACATCCCAGCTGGAGATCAATTTTGGAGATCTTGGTCGCCCCGGACGTGGTGGCAGAGGTGGTAGAGGTGGCCGAGGACGTGGTGGAAGGTCCAATCGTGGAAGCAGAACTGACAAG TTGGTTAAGGAGTTTGACGTGatccacacacccagccag